The genomic interval TAAGTGATTTGGGAAGGTCTCATGAGAGATCATCGGAAGACATTGTTCGCTTGAATCCTGTATTAACacttccttcacctgctgccCTCTGTATTCTGGAGGCATAGCGCAAAACATGGACAGAGGTTCCATGAAACGGATATTGGTTTTGTTTGAGTTGATCCAGTGAATGACACAGTCGCACCTGAGCGGGTTACTGTGGATACTGATCTCACGCAGGTTTGGAAGGGACTCTACCGTCTTTTGGTAAACTGCATTCAAGGCATTGTTGTTCAGCATCAAGCTCTCCAGGGCAGGAACGTTGCGAAATGCCAAACGATGTATGTAAGACAGCTTTGGATTGTTGGTGGCTTCAAGCTTTGTAAGTTCAGGTAGGTTGTCCAGCGCGTACCTGTCAACCGAAACGAGTTCTCCCATATTATTGATTCCAAGCTCTTTCAATCTgagcatgtttttaaaatcacctTCCTGAATTTTATGAATCGGATTTTTGTTGAGATCCAGGAATTTTAAATTTGGAACTTTCTCAAGTGCAAGCTGAGGAACTTTTACCAATTTGTTGTCATAGAAGGAAAGACTTTCAAGACTATCCAAGCCTACCAAGGCATTGCCAGGAATGTCTGTGAGATACATACCTGCCAAAACTAGACTCCTTAAATTTGAGAGTGGTTTGAAATTCATATCTAGTATTCCAATCACTGGATTTTCTCCAATCATGAGAATCTCTAAGTTAGGAGTAGAATCAAACCAACGGCTGTCAATAACCTTTAATTTGTTGGAGTTGAGGTGTAATCTCAAAAGATTCTTCAGGCCAGAGAATGCAtttgcagaaatgctgctgaTCTGGTTGTGATTTATATATAGCTCCTGAAGATTGCAAAGGTCTTGCAAGCAGTAGTCGGTCATCTCCGTTATCTGGTTTTCCTCCAGGTGCAAAGTAGTAAGTTGAGTGAGATTTGAGAGCCCCACATCTTTGATACTTGTGAAGTTATTTTGTGAAAAATCCAATTCTGTTAAATTAAACAGCTGTTGGAGTTCATCTGTGGTCTTTGCAATGTTGTTGCTTTGTAACAGAAGGACTTGAGTGTCACTAGAAAGATTGCTGGGGATTTTTGTTAATCGAAGGTCATTGCAGTCAACTGTCGTGGCTTCCCTGTATGTCGACTGTGGTGTAAACCATGGCCTGATTTCACATACACAAAGCTGTGGACATTCGTTACTCTGTATGGAAGACTCGGTTAAAGAAGTCAGTAGCAATTCTAGCACCAACTGGCAAACAGTTAAAACAACTCTAACCTTCGCCATGCTGGTCAGCTATTGAGTTCAG from Haliaeetus albicilla chromosome 24, bHalAlb1.1, whole genome shotgun sequence carries:
- the LRRN1 gene encoding leucine-rich repeat neuronal protein 1; amino-acid sequence: MAKVRVVLTVCQLVLELLLTSLTESSIQSNECPQLCVCEIRPWFTPQSTYREATTVDCNDLRLTKIPSNLSSDTQVLLLQSNNIAKTTDELQQLFNLTELDFSQNNFTSIKDVGLSNLTQLTTLHLEENQITEMTDYCLQDLCNLQELYINHNQISSISANAFSGLKNLLRLHLNSNKLKVIDSRWFDSTPNLEILMIGENPVIGILDMNFKPLSNLRSLVLAGMYLTDIPGNALVGLDSLESLSFYDNKLVKVPQLALEKVPNLKFLDLNKNPIHKIQEGDFKNMLRLKELGINNMGELVSVDRYALDNLPELTKLEATNNPKLSYIHRLAFRNVPALESLMLNNNALNAVYQKTVESLPNLREISIHSNPLRCDCVIHWINSNKTNIRFMEPLSMFCAMPPEYRGQQVKEVLIQDSSEQCLPMISHETFPNHLNLDIGMTVFLDCRAMAEPEPEIYWVTPLGNKVTVESLSDKYKLSSEGTLEISNIQVEDSGRYTCVAQNVEGADTRVATIRVNGTLLDGTQVLKIYVKQAESHSILVSWKVNSNVMTSNLKWSSATMKIDNPHITYTARVPVDVHEYNLTHLQPSTDYEVCLTVSNIHQQTQKSCVNVTTKNAAFALDISDQETSTALAAVMGSMFAVISLASISVYIAKRFKRKNYHHSLKKYMQKTSSIPLNELYPPLINLWEGDSEKDKDGSAETKPTQVDTSRSYYMW